From Terriglobales bacterium:
GGATCTTGTACAACAGCGCCTTGTAGCTGATATTGAGCAGCTCGGCCGTCCGCTTGCGGCTCCAGTTGGTCTGCTCCAGGACGCGGGCGATGGCTTCGGCTTCGGCCTGGTCCTTCAGGCCGCGGACGATGTCCTTGAGGCCGCCGGCCGGGGCGGCCGAGGCCACGGGCACGGGCGTCGCGCTGCTGACCTTGAGCCGCAGCTCGTTCAGGATGGCGGACTCGTCGCCGAGAACGACATAGCGCTTCACCACGTTCTCCAGCTCGCGCACGTTCCCCGGCCAGGGGTAGCTCACGCAGGCGTCGAGAAAATCCTGGGAGAACGGCAGCGGGTCGCGCGCGTAGCGCTCGGAGATGCGGCTCATGAACGTCTTGAGCATGATCGGGATCTCTCTCTTGCGCTCGCGCAGCGGCGGGACCGTGATGGTGAAGGCATTCAGCCGGTAATAGAGGTCTTCGCGCAGCCGTTTTTCGGCGATGGCGGCCTGGACGTCGATATTGGTGGCGGCGAGGATGCGCACGTCCACCTCGATGGTGGTGCGTCCTCCCAGGCGGGAGAAGGTCTGGTCCTGCAGGACGTGCAGGAGCTTGGCCTGCAGCGACGGCGGCATCTCGCCGATCTCATCCAGCAGGATGGTGCCTTTGTTGCACAGCTCGAACTTGCCGGGCTTGGAGCGCACGGCGCCGGTGAAGGCGCCCGGCTCGTAGCCGAACAACTCGCTCTCCAGCAGGTCGGCGGGCATGGCGGCGCAGTTGACCTTCATGAACATGCGGTGGGCCCGGGCCGACGACTTGTGGATGAGGCGGGAGACCACTTCCTTGCCGGTGCCGCTCTCCCCCAGGATGAGCACGGGCACGTCCACCCGGGCGACCTGGTTGACCTGGCCGCGGATGGCGCGCATCTGCTCGGTGGCGGCCACGAAGCACAGGTCGTCGCCCACCTCTTCGATGTCGGTCCGCTCCACGGTCACGTCGTCCAGCGAGACCGGCTGCAGGCAGTGCCGGAGCACGGCATCGAGTTCGGCCTTGTTGAAGGGCTTGGTCAGATAGTCCTTGGCCCCGAGGCGCATGGCCTCGACCACCTTGCGGGTATCGCTGACGCAGGAGAGCATCACGACCTTCAGTTCGGGATTGAGGGCGCGCAGCTGCTCCAGCGTGCGCAGGCCGTCCAGACCGGGCATGAGCAGATCGAGCAGGACGACGTTGGGGACCGGATCGCGGCGCACGCGCTGCAAGGCCTCGGAGCCACTGCCGGCGGT
This genomic window contains:
- a CDS encoding sigma-54 dependent transcriptional regulator: MRGRVRPADILVVDDEPSMLGYMRTLLEVDAHRVETAGSGSEALQRVRRDPVPNVVLLDLLMPGLDGLRTLEQLRALNPELKVVMLSCVSDTRKVVEAMRLGAKDYLTKPFNKAELDAVLRHCLQPVSLDDVTVERTDIEEVGDDLCFVAATEQMRAIRGQVNQVARVDVPVLILGESGTGKEVVSRLIHKSSARAHRMFMKVNCAAMPADLLESELFGYEPGAFTGAVRSKPGKFELCNKGTILLDEIGEMPPSLQAKLLHVLQDQTFSRLGGRTTIEVDVRILAATNIDVQAAIAEKRLREDLYYRLNAFTITVPPLRERKREIPIMLKTFMSRISERYARDPLPFSQDFLDACVSYPWPGNVRELENVVKRYVVLGDESAILNELRLKVSSATPVPVASAAPAGGLKDIVRGLKDQAEAEAIARVLEQTNWSRKRTAELLNISYKALLYKIRQYGIERPAKRPPARFMNNPV